One genomic region from Nocardia vinacea encodes:
- the glpX gene encoding class II fructose-bisphosphatase, which translates to MTASSPAPSRREAPDRNLALELVRVTEAGAMAAGRWVGRGDKEGGDGAAVDAMRQLVSSVSMRGIVVIGEGEKDEAPMLYNGELVGDGTGPEVDFAVDPIDGTTLMSKGSPGAIAVLAVAERGAMFDPSAVFYMHKIAVGPDAAGVIDISAPIGENISRVAKAKSLSKSDLTVCILDRPRHADLIQEVRDAGARIRLISDGDVAGAIACARPDSGTDILVGIGGTPEGIIAAAAMRCMGGELQGMLAPKDDAERQKAIDAGHDLSRILTTNDLVAGDNVFFCATGVTDGDLLRGVRYFPGGASTESIVMRSKSGTVRMIDAYHRLTKLREYSSVDFVGDEDAVPPMP; encoded by the coding sequence ATGACGGCATCTTCGCCCGCACCCAGCCGCCGCGAGGCGCCGGACCGCAACCTGGCGCTCGAACTGGTCCGGGTCACCGAGGCCGGTGCGATGGCCGCGGGCCGCTGGGTCGGCCGCGGCGATAAGGAAGGTGGCGACGGTGCGGCCGTCGACGCAATGCGGCAGCTGGTCAGCTCCGTTTCCATGCGCGGCATCGTGGTCATCGGTGAGGGCGAGAAGGACGAAGCGCCCATGCTCTACAACGGTGAGCTGGTCGGCGACGGCACCGGTCCCGAGGTCGACTTCGCGGTCGACCCGATCGACGGCACCACCCTGATGTCGAAGGGTTCGCCTGGCGCTATCGCGGTGCTCGCGGTCGCCGAGCGCGGCGCGATGTTCGACCCGTCCGCGGTGTTCTACATGCACAAGATCGCGGTCGGCCCGGACGCGGCGGGCGTGATCGATATCTCCGCCCCGATCGGCGAGAACATCAGCCGGGTGGCCAAGGCCAAGAGTCTGTCGAAGTCCGATCTCACCGTCTGCATCCTGGACCGGCCGCGCCACGCGGACCTGATCCAGGAGGTCCGCGACGCCGGCGCCCGCATCCGCCTGATCTCCGACGGTGACGTCGCGGGCGCCATCGCCTGCGCCCGCCCCGACTCCGGCACCGACATCCTGGTCGGCATCGGCGGAACCCCGGAGGGCATCATCGCCGCCGCCGCCATGCGCTGTATGGGCGGTGAACTCCAGGGCATGCTCGCCCCCAAGGACGACGCGGAACGCCAGAAGGCCATCGACGCGGGTCACGACCTCAGCCGCATCCTCACCACCAATGACCTGGTCGCGGGCGACAATGTCTTCTTCTGCGCCACCGGCGTCACCGACGGTGACCTACTACGCGGCGTCCGCTACTTCCCCGGCGGCGCCTCCACCGAGTCCATCGTCATGCGCTCCAAGTCGGGCACCGTCCGCATGATCGACGCCTACCACCGCCTCACCAAGCTCCGCGAATACTCCTCGGTCGATTTCGTCGGCGACGAGGACGCGGTGCCGCCGATGCCCTGA
- a CDS encoding YbhB/YbcL family Raf kinase inhibitor-like protein, translating into MAIIGKLLKNRRAGEQGVAWYLPNLATDATFEITSPDFTHASPLPKVHASKRIGGRDASPALAWNAPDGTAQLLLVVEDPDAPMGSPFVHCVALLEPTLAELPQDGLRADHPAPGVSILRSGFGRGYQGPAPIKGHGSHRYAFQLFALTEPIDTIGGKPAAKAKPREVFSAAKAVARGRIDGLYERP; encoded by the coding sequence GTGGCAATTATCGGGAAGCTGTTGAAGAACCGCCGCGCCGGAGAGCAGGGCGTCGCCTGGTATCTTCCGAACCTCGCCACCGACGCGACCTTCGAAATCACCAGCCCGGATTTCACTCATGCGTCGCCACTACCAAAGGTGCACGCGTCCAAGCGGATCGGTGGCCGAGACGCATCCCCCGCGCTGGCGTGGAACGCGCCCGACGGTACGGCGCAACTGCTGCTCGTCGTCGAAGATCCGGACGCACCAATGGGATCGCCATTCGTGCATTGCGTAGCCCTGCTGGAACCGACCCTCGCCGAACTGCCACAGGACGGACTGCGCGCCGACCATCCCGCGCCCGGCGTCAGCATCCTCCGCTCCGGCTTCGGCCGCGGCTACCAAGGTCCGGCCCCGATCAAAGGCCACGGATCGCACCGCTACGCTTTCCAACTCTTCGCCCTGACCGAGCCGATCGACACCATAGGCGGCAAGCCCGCCGCGAAAGCGAAACCGCGCGAGGTATTTTCCGCCGCAAAAGCAGTCGCCCGTGGCCGGATCGATGGACTCTACGAACGGCCGTGA
- a CDS encoding class II fumarate hydratase, with protein sequence MTTEETQFRIEHDTMGEVRVPVDALWRAQTQRAVENFPISGRGLERAQIRALGLLKAACAKVNKDLGLLDPAKADAIIAAANEIADGLHDDQFPIDVFQTGSGTSSNMNANEVIASIAKANGVNVHPNDDVNMSQSSNDTFPTATHLAATEAAIKDLIPALDHLRLALQDKSAEWRTVVKSGRTHLMDAVPVTLGQEFGGYTRQVAAGIERIMAALPRLGELPIGGTAVGTGLNAPAGFGAKVVAELVLSTDIDALSEAQDHFEAQAARDGLVEASGALRTVAVSLTKIANDIRWMGSGPLTGLGELQLPDLQPGSSIMPGKVNPVLPEAVTQVAAQVIGNDAAVAFSGASGAFELNVYIPVMARNLLESIRLLANVSRLFADKCIRGLIANEDHLRTLAESSPSIVTPLNSAIGYEEAAAVAKAALKEKKTIRQTVIDRGLLDEKLTLEELDRRLDVLSMARVEDGK encoded by the coding sequence ATGACGACCGAGGAGACGCAGTTCCGGATCGAGCACGACACGATGGGGGAAGTTCGGGTTCCCGTGGATGCGTTGTGGCGGGCGCAGACGCAGCGGGCCGTGGAGAACTTTCCGATCAGCGGGCGCGGGTTGGAGCGGGCGCAGATCCGGGCGCTCGGCCTGCTCAAGGCGGCGTGCGCCAAGGTGAACAAGGATCTCGGGCTGCTCGATCCGGCCAAGGCGGATGCGATTATCGCCGCCGCGAATGAGATCGCCGACGGTCTGCACGACGACCAGTTCCCGATCGATGTCTTTCAGACCGGCTCGGGCACCAGCTCGAATATGAACGCCAACGAGGTGATCGCCTCGATCGCGAAGGCCAACGGCGTGAATGTGCATCCGAACGACGACGTGAACATGTCGCAGTCGTCGAACGACACCTTCCCCACCGCGACCCATCTCGCCGCCACCGAGGCCGCGATCAAGGATCTGATCCCGGCGCTGGACCACCTCCGGCTGGCGCTGCAAGACAAGTCGGCCGAATGGCGCACCGTGGTGAAGTCCGGGCGCACCCACCTCATGGACGCCGTACCGGTGACCCTCGGCCAGGAGTTCGGTGGCTATACCCGCCAGGTCGCGGCGGGTATCGAGCGCATTATGGCGGCGCTGCCCCGGCTCGGTGAGCTGCCCATCGGCGGCACCGCGGTCGGCACCGGTCTCAACGCGCCCGCGGGTTTCGGCGCGAAAGTCGTTGCCGAACTGGTGCTGTCGACCGATATCGATGCACTCTCCGAGGCTCAGGATCACTTCGAGGCGCAGGCCGCTCGTGACGGTCTGGTGGAGGCGTCCGGCGCACTGCGCACTGTCGCGGTGAGCCTCACCAAGATCGCCAACGACATTCGCTGGATGGGTTCGGGCCCGCTGACCGGTCTCGGTGAACTCCAGCTGCCGGATCTGCAGCCCGGCAGTTCGATCATGCCCGGCAAGGTGAATCCGGTACTGCCCGAGGCGGTTACGCAGGTCGCCGCGCAGGTGATCGGCAATGACGCGGCGGTCGCGTTCTCCGGTGCGAGCGGCGCATTCGAGTTGAATGTCTACATTCCGGTGATGGCGCGCAATCTGCTCGAATCGATTCGGCTGCTCGCCAATGTGTCCCGGCTGTTCGCCGATAAGTGCATTCGCGGTCTGATCGCCAACGAGGATCACCTGCGCACCCTCGCGGAATCGTCACCGTCGATTGTGACGCCGCTGAATTCCGCCATCGGCTACGAAGAGGCGGCCGCCGTCGCGAAAGCGGCGCTGAAGGAAAAGAAGACCATCCGTCAGACCGTGATCGATCGCGGTTTGCTCGACGAGAAGCTCACCCTGGAAGAACTCGATCGCCGCTTGGATGTGCTGTCGATGGCCCGGGTCGAAGACGGAAAGTAG
- a CDS encoding acyl-ACP desaturase, whose amino-acid sequence MQTLLTDRELLASLADEVELNLRRHIAAADGWQPHDYVPWDDGRNFGFLGGIDWEPEQSELSESAKLALTVSVLIADNLPSYHREVGKYLRTGSWWRWVGRWTAEENRHEIMIRNYLMVTRSVDPVQLERLRMDHMTKGFRRPALHLLDVLATCAFEEAAAAIRHRNTAALGENKMVTAIAERIARDDELQSIFFADLISAAFGVAPDQTMRAIADSVARFEVPSVTLSDGRSSDDVLAEAGIYDRAKENELVFGPLLERWEFFTRTGLGADGEKARAELAGLRAGSLA is encoded by the coding sequence GTGCAAACTCTGTTGACCGATCGCGAACTGCTCGCGTCCCTCGCCGATGAGGTGGAGCTGAATCTGCGCCGCCACATCGCCGCCGCCGACGGCTGGCAGCCGCACGACTATGTCCCGTGGGACGACGGCCGCAATTTCGGCTTCCTCGGCGGAATCGATTGGGAGCCGGAGCAATCCGAGTTGAGCGAGAGCGCCAAGCTGGCGCTGACGGTCAGCGTGCTCATCGCGGACAATCTGCCCTCGTACCACCGTGAGGTCGGTAAGTACCTGCGCACCGGATCGTGGTGGCGCTGGGTCGGCCGGTGGACGGCCGAGGAGAACCGGCACGAGATCATGATCCGCAACTACCTCATGGTCACCCGGTCGGTCGACCCGGTGCAGTTGGAGCGGTTGCGGATGGACCATATGACCAAGGGCTTCCGGCGTCCTGCGCTGCACCTGCTCGACGTGCTCGCCACCTGCGCGTTCGAGGAGGCGGCCGCCGCCATCCGGCATCGCAACACCGCCGCGCTCGGGGAGAACAAGATGGTCACCGCCATCGCCGAGCGCATCGCGCGCGACGATGAACTGCAGTCGATCTTCTTCGCCGACCTGATCAGCGCGGCGTTCGGCGTCGCACCGGATCAGACAATGCGCGCCATCGCCGACAGCGTCGCGCGGTTCGAGGTGCCGTCGGTGACCTTGTCCGATGGGCGCAGCAGCGACGATGTACTCGCCGAGGCGGGCATCTACGACCGCGCCAAGGAGAACGAATTGGTCTTCGGTCCGCTGCTGGAGCGTTGGGAGTTCTTCACCCGCACCGGTCTCGGTGCAGATGGTGAGAAGGCGCGCGCGGAACTCGCGGGCCTGCGGGCCGGATCGCTGGCCTGA
- a CDS encoding esterase: protein MHHFARRTAGFTAVTAAAALLLATGCSNDDDKDKNSAASMTTTSAAAHGEEHMSGAAEETKIATQGGDITVSGIIFDKYVQSGGPTGPLGAPLKSQEDAPNDGKWQDFTGGAIVWSKDSGAHIVWGEIRKAWEDNDGPDGKIGYPTSDEKDIPGGKQSDFVGGTITWVDGNTTVTPKS from the coding sequence ATGCACCACTTCGCTCGACGAACGGCTGGATTCACCGCGGTCACCGCGGCCGCGGCACTGCTGCTGGCCACCGGCTGCAGCAATGACGACGACAAGGACAAGAACTCCGCCGCGTCCATGACGACCACCTCGGCGGCCGCCCACGGCGAGGAGCATATGTCCGGTGCGGCGGAGGAGACCAAGATCGCCACCCAGGGCGGCGACATCACCGTCTCCGGCATCATCTTCGACAAGTACGTGCAGTCCGGCGGCCCGACCGGTCCGCTCGGCGCTCCGCTGAAGTCGCAGGAGGACGCCCCCAACGACGGCAAGTGGCAGGACTTCACCGGCGGCGCGATCGTCTGGAGCAAGGACAGCGGCGCGCACATCGTCTGGGGCGAAATCCGCAAGGCGTGGGAGGACAACGACGGCCCCGACGGCAAGATCGGGTACCCGACCAGCGACGAGAAGGACATCCCCGGCGGCAAGCAGAGCGATTTCGTCGGCGGCACCATCACCTGGGTGGACGGCAATACCACCGTCACGCCGAAGTCCTGA
- a CDS encoding PhoH family protein has translation MTAARSVPAPSAHSSSAKGEAAAKGARPSHSQNSGAKSFVIDTSVLLSDPWAFTRFGENDVVLPLVVISELEGKRHHHELGWFAREALRNLDDLRLQHGRLDQQVPIGTEGGTLQVELNHTDPAVLPVGFRTDTNDSRILACALNLAAEGRQVVLVSKDIPLRVKASAVGLHADEYHAQDVVTSGWAGMVEIDVSKTQIDQLYADAVIDLDEARELPCHTGIRLLGASSSALGRVTPDKRVQLVREREAFGLHGRSAEQRIALDLLLDESVGIVSLGGRAGTGKSALALTAGLEAVLERRTQRKVVVFRPLYAVGGQDLGYLPGSESEKMGPWAQAVFDTLDGLASREVMEEVLSRDMLEVLPLTHIRGRSLHDSFVIVDEAQSLERNVLLTVLSRLGTGSRVVLTHDVAQRDNLRVGRHDGVAAVIEKLKGHPLFAHITLTRSERSPIAALVTEMLEEYGPNA, from the coding sequence GTGACTGCTGCACGCTCCGTTCCCGCTCCCTCGGCGCACTCCAGCTCCGCGAAAGGCGAAGCCGCCGCGAAGGGGGCCCGCCCCTCGCATTCCCAGAATTCCGGTGCGAAATCCTTCGTCATCGACACTTCGGTTCTACTGTCGGATCCCTGGGCTTTCACCAGGTTCGGCGAAAACGATGTCGTATTACCGCTGGTCGTGATCAGCGAACTCGAAGGTAAGCGCCACCATCACGAACTGGGCTGGTTCGCGCGGGAAGCCCTGCGCAACCTTGACGATCTGCGCCTGCAGCATGGCAGGCTGGATCAGCAGGTGCCGATCGGCACCGAGGGCGGAACGCTGCAGGTGGAACTCAACCACACCGACCCCGCGGTACTCCCGGTCGGATTCCGCACCGACACCAATGACTCCCGCATCCTGGCCTGTGCGCTCAATCTGGCGGCCGAGGGCCGTCAGGTCGTGCTGGTGTCCAAGGACATTCCCTTGCGCGTCAAGGCGAGTGCGGTGGGTTTGCACGCCGACGAATACCACGCCCAGGACGTGGTGACCTCCGGCTGGGCCGGAATGGTGGAGATCGATGTCTCCAAAACACAGATCGATCAGCTCTACGCCGATGCCGTGATCGATCTGGACGAGGCGCGGGAACTGCCGTGCCACACCGGAATCCGGTTGCTCGGGGCAAGCTCCAGCGCCCTGGGCCGGGTCACGCCGGATAAGCGGGTGCAGTTGGTGCGTGAACGCGAGGCGTTCGGACTGCACGGCCGCTCGGCCGAACAGCGCATCGCACTGGATCTGCTGCTGGACGAGAGCGTCGGCATCGTCTCGCTCGGCGGCCGGGCCGGTACCGGCAAGTCGGCGCTGGCCCTGACGGCCGGTTTGGAGGCGGTGCTCGAGCGTCGCACACAACGCAAGGTGGTGGTGTTCCGTCCGCTGTACGCGGTCGGTGGGCAGGATCTCGGCTATCTGCCGGGATCGGAGAGCGAGAAGATGGGCCCCTGGGCGCAGGCGGTCTTCGACACGCTCGACGGGTTGGCCAGTCGCGAGGTGATGGAGGAGGTGCTCAGCCGCGACATGTTGGAAGTCTTGCCGCTCACCCACATTCGCGGTCGCTCGCTACACGATTCATTCGTGATCGTGGACGAGGCGCAGTCGCTGGAGCGCAATGTGCTGCTGACGGTGCTCAGCCGACTGGGCACCGGATCGCGCGTCGTGCTCACCCACGATGTGGCCCAGCGCGACAACCTACGGGTCGGTCGGCACGACGGTGTCGCCGCGGTGATCGAAAAGCTCAAGGGACACCCGCTTTTCGCGCACATCACGCTGACCCGTAGCGAACGGTCGCCGATCGCGGCGCTGGTGACCGAGATGTTGGAGGAATACGGCCCGAATGCATAG
- a CDS encoding limonene-1,2-epoxide hydrolase family protein, protein MTDELELEQDAITTVREFFAALEIGAVEEALDLLHPDVVWKNTSLPTVGGGLTRKILRGLNRDTIGFAAEMHHIAANGDFVLTDRTDILRVGPLRIAFWVCGTFELRDGRIILWDDHFSWENFLRGTAVGLFRAALPRS, encoded by the coding sequence ATGACCGACGAACTGGAACTGGAGCAGGACGCGATCACCACGGTGCGGGAATTCTTCGCCGCACTCGAGATCGGCGCGGTGGAGGAGGCACTGGACCTCCTGCACCCCGATGTCGTCTGGAAGAACACCTCACTGCCGACGGTCGGCGGCGGCCTCACGCGCAAGATCCTGCGCGGGCTGAACCGCGACACCATCGGCTTCGCCGCCGAAATGCATCACATCGCCGCCAACGGCGACTTCGTGCTGACCGACCGCACCGATATCCTGCGCGTCGGCCCGCTGCGGATCGCGTTCTGGGTCTGCGGCACCTTCGAACTGCGCGACGGCCGAATCATCCTGTGGGACGACCACTTCAGCTGGGAGAACTTCCTGCGCGGCACCGCCGTCGGACTCTTCCGCGCCGCATTGCCCCGCAGCTGA